In a genomic window of Streptomyces sp. NBC_01231:
- the glmM gene encoding phosphoglucosamine mutase has protein sequence MGRLFGTDGVRGVANADLTAEMALGLSVAAAHVLAEAGTFEGHRPTAVVGRDPRASGEFLEAAVVAGLASAGVDVLRVGVLPTPAVAFLTAELGADLGVMLSASHNAMPDNGIKFLSRGGHKLDDELEERIEAVYEEHRTGAPWDRPTGAGVGRVRSYEEGFERYVTHLVSVLPNRLDGLKIVLDEAHGAAARVSPEAFTRAGAEVVTIGAEPNGLNINEGCGSTHLDLLKAAVVEHGAHFGIAHDGDADRCLAVDHTGAEVDGDQIMAVLALAMRERGVLRADTVVATVMSNLGFKLALEREGLKIIQAAVGDRYVLEEMKEHGYALGGEQSGHVIILDHATTGDGTLTGLLLAARVAQSGRSLRELAAVMERLPQVLINVPDVDRTRVRTSPELAAAVEDAERELGETGRVLLRPSGTEPLVRVMVEAADIDQARSVAERLADVVKSALS, from the coding sequence GTGGGACGACTCTTCGGCACGGACGGCGTGCGCGGTGTCGCCAACGCGGATCTGACGGCCGAGATGGCCCTCGGCCTCTCCGTCGCCGCGGCGCACGTACTGGCCGAGGCGGGCACGTTCGAGGGGCACCGGCCGACCGCCGTGGTCGGACGGGACCCGCGTGCGTCCGGGGAGTTCCTGGAGGCCGCGGTGGTCGCGGGTCTCGCCAGCGCCGGCGTCGACGTCCTGCGGGTGGGTGTACTGCCGACCCCGGCGGTCGCGTTCCTCACGGCCGAGCTCGGCGCCGACCTCGGTGTCATGCTCTCCGCCAGTCACAACGCCATGCCCGACAACGGCATCAAGTTCCTCTCCCGCGGCGGGCACAAGCTCGACGACGAGCTGGAGGAGCGCATCGAGGCCGTCTACGAGGAGCACCGCACCGGGGCGCCGTGGGACCGGCCGACGGGTGCGGGTGTGGGGCGTGTGCGGTCGTACGAGGAAGGGTTCGAGCGGTACGTCACGCATCTCGTGAGTGTGCTGCCGAACCGGCTGGACGGGCTGAAGATCGTCCTCGACGAGGCGCACGGCGCCGCCGCCCGGGTGTCGCCCGAGGCGTTCACGCGGGCCGGCGCCGAGGTCGTCACGATCGGTGCCGAGCCGAACGGCCTCAACATCAACGAGGGCTGCGGGTCCACCCACCTCGACCTGCTGAAGGCCGCGGTCGTCGAGCACGGCGCGCACTTCGGCATCGCGCACGACGGGGACGCGGACCGGTGCCTGGCCGTCGACCACACCGGCGCGGAGGTGGACGGCGACCAGATCATGGCCGTCCTCGCGCTGGCGATGAGGGAGCGGGGTGTGCTGCGGGCCGACACCGTCGTGGCCACCGTCATGTCCAACCTCGGCTTCAAGCTCGCCCTGGAACGGGAGGGGCTGAAGATCATCCAGGCCGCGGTCGGTGACCGGTACGTGCTGGAGGAGATGAAGGAGCACGGGTACGCGCTCGGCGGCGAGCAGTCCGGACACGTGATCATTCTTGATCACGCGACCACGGGGGACGGGACGCTCACCGGGCTGCTGCTGGCGGCTCGGGTCGCGCAGAGCGGCCGGTCCCTGCGGGAGCTGGCCGCCGTGATGGAGCGGCTGCCGCAGGTTCTCATCAACGTGCCGGATGTGGATCGCACCCGGGTCCGTACGTCCCCGGAGCTGGCGGCGGCCGTGGAGGACGCCGAGCGGGAGCTCGGTGAGACCGGGCGGGTGCTGTTGCGGCCCTCCGGGACCGAGCCGCTGGTTCGGGTGATGGTGGAGGCCGCGGACATCGATCAGGCGCGGTCTGTCGCGGAGCGGCTGGCCGACGTGGTGAAGTCGGCGCTCAGTTAG